One genomic segment of Micromonospora sp. WMMC415 includes these proteins:
- a CDS encoding response regulator transcription factor translates to MRLLVVEDEARLASALQRGLQAEGFVVDVAATGPAGLEAARHGEYDAMVLDVMLPGLSGYEVVRRLRAERRWLPVLMLSAKDGEYDQADGLDCGADDYLTKPFSYVVLLARLRALLRRGAPERPTVLAVGDLRLDPARRRVTRDGAEVALTAREFALLDYLMRRPGEVVSKTELLDHVWDAGVDTAPNAVEVYVGYLRRKLGRERLETVRGAGYRLTT, encoded by the coding sequence GTGCGGCTGCTGGTGGTGGAGGACGAGGCCCGGTTGGCGTCCGCCCTGCAACGCGGCCTCCAGGCGGAGGGTTTCGTCGTCGACGTGGCGGCGACCGGCCCGGCCGGCCTGGAGGCGGCCCGGCACGGCGAGTACGACGCGATGGTCCTCGACGTGATGCTGCCCGGCCTCTCCGGGTACGAGGTGGTCCGCCGCCTGCGGGCCGAGCGGCGGTGGCTGCCGGTGCTCATGCTGTCGGCCAAGGACGGCGAGTACGACCAGGCCGACGGCCTGGACTGCGGCGCCGACGACTACCTGACCAAACCCTTCTCGTACGTGGTGCTGCTGGCCCGGCTGCGCGCGCTGCTGCGGCGTGGCGCGCCCGAGCGGCCCACCGTCCTCGCGGTGGGCGACCTGCGGCTGGATCCGGCGCGCCGGCGGGTGACGCGGGACGGCGCCGAGGTGGCCCTGACCGCCCGGGAGTTCGCGCTCCTGGACTACCTGATGCGCCGCCCCGGCGAGGTCGTCTCCAAGACCGAACTGCTGGACCACGTGTGGGACGCCGGCGTGGACACCGCCCCGAACGCCGTGGAGGTCTACGTCGGCTACCTGCGCCGCAAGCTCGGCCGCGAGCGCCTGGAGACGGTCCGCGGCGCCGGCTACCGCCTCACCACATGA
- a CDS encoding DUF4236 domain-containing protein: MGLMFRKRKKYGPIILNFTENGFSSWSIKIGRWSWNSRARAHRVDLPGPLSWKQDKSRT; the protein is encoded by the coding sequence ATGGGTCTCATGTTCCGCAAGCGCAAGAAATACGGCCCGATCATTCTGAACTTCACCGAGAACGGCTTCTCCTCCTGGAGCATCAAGATCGGCCGCTGGTCGTGGAACTCCCGGGCGCGGGCGCACCGCGTCGACCTGCCCGGCCCGCTGTCCTGGAAGCAGGACAAGTCCCGCACCTGA
- a CDS encoding GNAT family N-acetyltransferase, whose translation MPTPVLHTDRLLLEPYRPDDAEDFVTLFTDPEVGRFMGDGPLGAEEAGALFGRVFSKVYANDLFDVWAVRRGGSYVGHAEIKHTDQVDGHEIVYALAQPAWGGGLGTELARALVRYGFDTLALPVVYATVADANHASLALLEKIGFSHERDITEADGTATRVLAVTPAG comes from the coding sequence ATGCCCACCCCCGTGCTGCACACCGACCGTCTCCTGCTGGAGCCGTACCGTCCGGACGACGCCGAGGACTTCGTCACCCTCTTCACCGACCCGGAGGTGGGCCGGTTCATGGGCGACGGCCCGCTCGGCGCCGAGGAGGCGGGCGCGCTGTTCGGCCGCGTGTTCAGCAAGGTGTACGCAAACGACCTGTTCGACGTGTGGGCCGTCCGCCGTGGCGGCAGCTACGTCGGGCACGCCGAGATCAAGCACACCGACCAGGTCGACGGCCACGAGATCGTGTACGCCCTCGCCCAGCCGGCCTGGGGCGGCGGCCTCGGCACGGAGCTGGCGCGGGCCCTGGTGCGGTACGGCTTCGACACGCTCGCCCTGCCGGTGGTGTACGCGACGGTCGCCGACGCCAACCACGCCAGCCTGGCCCTGCTGGAAAAGATCGGCTTCAGCCACGAGCGCGACATCACGGAGGCCGACGGCACTGCCACCCGCGTCCTGGCCGTCACGCCGGCCGGCTGA
- a CDS encoding potassium channel family protein, with product MTRPWRRERRRALLACLLLLVAYFVVPVEPDPDRARLLVRSTITGVLVAAIAWLVTRQVHRQLRADGTAAAREVPSLLKLAVALVAGVLAFALADFVIARSSSEQFANLETRIDALYFALTTLTTIGYGDVHAQGQVARAAVCGQMVFSIGVIATGVSIVFRRLLPGAAPPAPSALTPAVPPEPGPGGSRPNGPQDGAGPGEPGATAAGPRR from the coding sequence ATGACCCGGCCCTGGCGGCGGGAGCGCCGCCGTGCCCTGCTGGCCTGCCTGCTCCTGCTGGTGGCGTACTTCGTCGTGCCGGTGGAGCCCGACCCGGACCGGGCCCGGCTGTTGGTCCGCAGCACGATCACCGGGGTGCTGGTGGCGGCGATCGCCTGGCTGGTCACCCGGCAGGTGCACCGGCAGCTTCGCGCCGACGGGACCGCGGCCGCCCGGGAGGTGCCGTCGCTGCTGAAGCTCGCCGTCGCCCTGGTGGCCGGCGTCCTGGCTTTCGCGCTGGCCGATTTCGTCATTGCCCGCAGCTCTTCCGAGCAGTTCGCCAACCTGGAGACCCGGATCGACGCGCTCTACTTCGCCCTGACCACCCTCACCACCATCGGGTACGGGGACGTGCACGCCCAGGGGCAGGTCGCTCGCGCGGCGGTCTGCGGGCAGATGGTCTTCAGCATCGGGGTGATCGCCACCGGAGTGTCGATCGTGTTCCGGCGGCTGCTCCCGGGCGCGGCCCCGCCCGCCCCGTCGGCGCTGACGCCGGCCGTTCCACCGGAACCCGGGCCGGGTGGTTCCCGGCCGAACGGGCCGCAGGATGGGGCGGGTCCGGGAGAGCCCGGTGCTACGGCTGCGGGCCCGCGGCGATGA
- a CDS encoding VOC family protein, whose translation MGIHRLNHAVLYVSDLERSVAFYAEVLGFRRVPMTPDGFRGAAFLQAPDSTNDHDLGLFEVGAGAGRSAAGRSTVGLYHLAWEVDTLDDLAATAQRLAAAGALVGSSDHGTTKSLYGQDPDGLEFEVVWLVPADLLDDAALSARKRIGRLDLDAERRRYGGQTRGGIGISVPAAR comes from the coding sequence ATGGGAATTCACCGCCTCAACCACGCCGTCCTCTACGTCAGCGACCTGGAGCGCAGCGTCGCCTTCTACGCCGAGGTGCTGGGCTTCCGCCGGGTGCCGATGACCCCGGACGGCTTCCGGGGCGCTGCGTTCCTCCAGGCGCCCGACTCCACCAACGACCACGACCTCGGCCTGTTCGAGGTCGGCGCGGGCGCCGGCCGCTCCGCCGCCGGCCGGAGCACCGTCGGCCTCTACCACCTCGCGTGGGAGGTCGACACCCTCGACGACCTCGCCGCCACCGCGCAGCGGCTCGCCGCCGCCGGGGCGCTGGTCGGCAGCTCCGACCACGGCACCACGAAGAGCCTCTACGGGCAGGACCCGGACGGGCTGGAGTTCGAGGTCGTCTGGCTGGTGCCCGCCGACCTGCTGGACGACGCCGCCCTGTCGGCCCGCAAGCGGATCGGCCGCCTCGACCTCGACGCCGAGCGCCGCCGCTACGGCGGCCAGACCCGCGGCGGCATCGGCATCAGCGTCCCCGCGGCGAGGTGA
- a CDS encoding TIGR02611 family protein, with amino-acid sequence MDRVTLPNAPNVALKAAEKRGYGVPNEQRDRPGRPARDKGGPSGGTAVVTRRERPRWRQRVSTTLALIRANPTGRVALKIFIAIAGALVVTIGLALIPLPGPGWLLVIAGLGIWAVEFHWARRLLTFTRRHVHNWTEWVKRQSLGVRFVLGGVGLVFVSTIVWLSLKYSLGIDVVARALHYLATH; translated from the coding sequence GTGGATCGGGTCACGCTGCCTAACGCGCCGAACGTCGCGCTCAAGGCAGCCGAAAAGCGGGGGTACGGGGTGCCGAACGAGCAGCGTGACCGGCCCGGTCGGCCGGCACGGGACAAGGGTGGGCCGTCCGGGGGGACGGCGGTCGTCACCCGGCGGGAACGGCCGCGCTGGCGGCAACGGGTGTCCACCACCCTCGCGCTCATCCGGGCCAACCCCACCGGCCGGGTGGCCCTCAAGATCTTCATCGCCATCGCCGGCGCGCTCGTCGTCACAATCGGACTGGCGCTGATCCCCCTGCCCGGGCCCGGCTGGCTCCTGGTGATCGCCGGCCTCGGCATCTGGGCGGTCGAGTTCCACTGGGCGCGACGGCTGCTCACCTTCACGCGACGGCACGTCCACAACTGGACCGAGTGGGTGAAGCGCCAGTCACTCGGAGTGCGGTTCGTGCTCGGCGGCGTCGGCCTCGTGTTCGTGTCGACCATCGTGTGGCTATCGCTCAAGTACAGCCTCGGCATCGACGTGGTGGCCCGGGCCCTGCACTACCTCGCGACGCACTGA
- a CDS encoding AraC family transcriptional regulator, with translation MVSPGQPSPVPFSAPPEIETLTLGDLVADPAWRRPLLLDRDLLVLVTGGHGRAELDFQALPCRPGTLLRVRAGQVLRCALPELDATVVRWRPEALRGLDVDPDAVPAWLQLAGEDEDAIITEVSQLAVDCERHRGVAAAAGLLRHQLAVLLLRLAMLPDAVRPAPRAEMITFERLCREVERGYQHTRRVEDYAAHLGCSVRTLTRACLAVTGRSAKQVVDDRVALQARRLLAATDEPVARIGRRLGFSEPTNFGRFFTREVGMSPGAFRAAREQPEPGRPEPEPGRAHEPPDPPADPGRETGAAGRVVRPRPPADTAGDRRPA, from the coding sequence ATGGTTTCTCCTGGTCAGCCCTCCCCCGTTCCGTTCTCCGCGCCTCCTGAGATCGAGACGCTCACCCTGGGTGACCTCGTGGCCGATCCGGCGTGGCGACGTCCGCTCCTGCTGGACCGGGACCTGCTGGTGCTGGTCACCGGTGGGCACGGCCGCGCTGAGCTGGACTTCCAGGCCCTGCCGTGCCGGCCGGGCACGCTGCTGCGGGTCCGGGCCGGCCAGGTGCTCCGGTGCGCGCTTCCCGAACTGGACGCGACCGTGGTGCGCTGGCGGCCGGAGGCGCTGCGGGGGTTGGACGTCGACCCCGATGCCGTCCCGGCCTGGCTCCAACTGGCCGGTGAGGACGAGGACGCCATCATCACCGAGGTCAGCCAGCTCGCGGTGGACTGCGAGCGGCACCGGGGCGTGGCCGCCGCGGCGGGCCTGCTCCGCCACCAACTGGCCGTGCTGCTGCTCCGCCTGGCCATGCTGCCGGACGCCGTCCGGCCCGCACCACGTGCCGAAATGATCACCTTCGAGCGGCTCTGCCGGGAGGTCGAGCGCGGCTACCAGCACACCCGCCGGGTGGAGGACTACGCCGCCCACCTGGGCTGCTCGGTCCGGACCCTGACCCGGGCGTGTCTCGCGGTCACCGGGCGCAGCGCCAAGCAGGTGGTCGACGACCGGGTCGCCCTCCAGGCCCGACGGCTGCTCGCCGCGACCGACGAGCCGGTGGCGCGGATCGGCCGCCGCCTCGGCTTCTCCGAGCCGACCAACTTCGGGCGGTTCTTCACCCGCGAGGTCGGGATGAGCCCGGGTGCCTTCCGCGCCGCCCGCGAGCAGCCCGAGCCCGGCCGGCCCGAGCCCGAGCCCGGCCGGGCCCACGAGCCGCCGGACCCACCCGCCGATCCCGGCCGGGAGACCGGGGCGGCCGGGCGCGTCGTCCGCCCACGCCCACCTGCCGACACCGCGGGAGACCGGCGCCCGGCATGA
- a CDS encoding SsgA family sporulation/cell division regulator, with amino-acid sequence MSVIRPTTVEVETSLRLVAPDATALPVRASLRYDPADPYAVHVLFHAESAGGEAVSWSFARELLVTGLDEPAGIGDVRVWPWATPRGDFVALALSSPDGNALFEVPRSVLVRFLRRTYVVVPRGREAEHLDVDTAVNRLLAGR; translated from the coding sequence ATGAGTGTCATCCGACCGACGACCGTAGAGGTCGAGACGTCGCTAAGGCTCGTCGCACCTGACGCCACGGCCTTGCCGGTGCGTGCAAGTCTGCGTTACGACCCTGCTGACCCGTATGCCGTCCATGTCCTGTTCCATGCGGAATCGGCGGGCGGCGAGGCGGTCAGTTGGTCGTTCGCCCGGGAACTGCTGGTGACCGGCCTCGACGAGCCGGCCGGCATCGGCGATGTGCGGGTCTGGCCGTGGGCCACCCCGCGCGGGGACTTCGTCGCTCTGGCGCTGTCGTCCCCGGACGGCAACGCCCTGTTCGAGGTGCCGCGGAGCGTCCTGGTGCGCTTCCTGCGGCGGACCTACGTCGTCGTACCGCGCGGCCGTGAGGCCGAGCACCTGGACGTCGACACGGCGGTGAACCGGCTGCTCGCCGGCCGCTGA
- a CDS encoding cell wall metabolism sensor histidine kinase WalK has translation MAIGVLGVSVGLAVGGLVLLAVLTWALHRNVDTEALRTADAVALLAAEDALPDPLPVAGGQVRVQVVDAQGRVRAASIDADRLVPMVRPERVDRHARQGITVAGERMGLVGPVRVVAVPAGTDADPLTVLVARSLVDVRQSTHVVRTILLVSFPLLVAVLAAVAWRVVGATLRPVEALRRGAEEITGRNGAGRLPVPGSQDEIHRLAVTLNDMLDRLRAGRDRQRAFVADAAHELRSPLTNIRTELEVAQRLGDRTDWPAVSADLLADTERLGRLVDDLLLLARLDEAPPARATGPVELGALLTEVAGRQLARPVEVVPPPEPLWTVGDPDELRRVLTNLVDNAVRHARTRVVLAAAPDGSAYHRVTVTDDGPGIPAADRERVFGRFTRLDPARDRDAGGAGLGLAIVRELVRRAGGQVDLGDAEPPPGLRVRVLLPALTAEPDPT, from the coding sequence ATGGCGATCGGGGTGCTCGGGGTGTCGGTGGGTCTCGCGGTCGGCGGCCTGGTGCTGCTCGCGGTGCTCACCTGGGCGCTGCACCGCAACGTCGACACGGAGGCGCTCCGGACCGCCGACGCGGTCGCGCTGCTGGCCGCCGAGGACGCGCTGCCCGACCCGCTGCCGGTCGCCGGCGGCCAGGTCCGGGTGCAGGTGGTCGACGCGCAGGGGCGGGTCCGCGCCGCCTCGATCGACGCCGACCGGTTGGTGCCGATGGTCCGGCCGGAGCGGGTCGACCGGCACGCCCGGCAGGGGATCACCGTGGCGGGGGAGCGGATGGGGCTCGTCGGGCCGGTCCGGGTGGTGGCCGTCCCGGCCGGCACCGACGCCGACCCGCTCACCGTCCTGGTCGCCCGGTCGCTGGTGGACGTGCGGCAGAGCACCCACGTCGTCCGGACCATCCTGCTGGTCAGTTTCCCGCTACTGGTGGCGGTGCTCGCCGCCGTGGCGTGGCGGGTGGTGGGCGCCACCCTGCGGCCGGTGGAGGCGCTGCGGCGGGGCGCCGAGGAGATCACCGGCCGGAACGGGGCCGGGCGGCTGCCCGTACCGGGCTCGCAGGACGAGATCCACCGGCTCGCGGTCACGCTCAACGACATGCTGGACCGGCTGCGTGCCGGCCGGGACCGGCAGCGCGCGTTCGTCGCCGACGCCGCGCACGAGCTGCGCAGCCCGCTCACCAACATCCGCACCGAGCTGGAGGTCGCGCAGCGGCTGGGGGACCGGACCGACTGGCCCGCGGTGTCGGCGGACCTCCTCGCCGACACCGAGCGGCTCGGCCGGCTCGTGGACGACCTGCTCCTGCTCGCCCGGCTCGACGAGGCCCCGCCGGCGCGGGCCACCGGGCCGGTCGAGCTGGGCGCGCTGCTCACCGAGGTGGCCGGCCGCCAGCTCGCCCGGCCGGTCGAGGTGGTGCCGCCGCCGGAGCCGCTGTGGACGGTCGGCGACCCGGACGAGCTGCGCCGGGTGCTGACCAACCTCGTCGACAACGCCGTCCGGCACGCCCGTACCCGGGTGGTGCTCGCTGCCGCGCCGGACGGGTCCGCGTACCACCGGGTGACGGTGACCGACGACGGGCCCGGCATCCCGGCCGCCGACCGGGAGCGGGTCTTCGGCCGGTTCACCCGGCTGGACCCGGCGCGCGACCGGGACGCGGGTGGCGCCGGGCTGGGCCTGGCCATCGTGCGCGAGCTGGTCCGGCGGGCCGGCGGGCAGGTCGACCTGGGCGACGCGGAGCCGCCGCCCGGGCTGCGGGTACGGGTGCTGCTGCCGGCACTGACCGCGGAGCCCGACCCGACCTGA
- a CDS encoding fibronectin type III domain-containing protein yields the protein MPSGFGDLTDHAHHLVSTGDLAGAQRLLADALADADPRPANATPELAEAASLQARVLVALGDPHAARGWAAYAYAATTRLYGRSDERTVAAAATLAAVLHRVGSWSRAARLYQEVIIELTALDGPESLRVLAAHADLATVEYARGQCQVARDRLADAWELHREVYGDGHPSGIKMLARLGAMHRDCGLFTEAHDNLALAEELCRQHLAPDDPLAAQVAALARAAANPDHTCADTAPVGRDTPIVPTARTPPPGDEAQHVPDHPSQPGYRPATPYTPTAPDLDGPDPDEHPATGYAPPPTVPTPRQPLDGTARPAAPDPPADKAWRRPPDHGGAGPQVAPDPDDRPHDADDRWPPEHDLGDGWPPDARTDAPWRPDAPDAAHTGPWRPPAEERATAVPPSVLPLAGGEEAAGVHRVRDHATPEEGAYQPSRLLPVPVHHAAAPAANRLLPLVVGGVAVVLLGTAAVIAGVARFDGAPPPVATGTAGRATDTPAPATSSPTPPAAATPGTPPSEVTLRDNRDNVALRWTYPAGGEGPVVISGGRAGQPQTAFANLPAGTTDFVVYGLNRGTDYCFTVAVVWSTETIGRSKEVCTDRS from the coding sequence GTGCCCTCCGGCTTCGGTGACCTGACTGACCACGCGCACCACCTGGTGTCGACCGGCGACCTCGCCGGCGCCCAGCGGCTGCTCGCCGACGCGCTGGCCGACGCCGATCCCCGCCCCGCCAACGCCACGCCCGAGCTGGCCGAGGCCGCGAGCCTCCAGGCGCGGGTGCTGGTGGCCCTCGGTGACCCGCACGCCGCCCGAGGTTGGGCCGCGTACGCGTACGCGGCGACCACCCGGCTGTACGGCCGCTCCGACGAGCGCACGGTGGCCGCCGCCGCGACCCTCGCCGCGGTGCTGCACCGGGTCGGCAGCTGGTCCCGCGCGGCTCGGCTCTACCAGGAGGTCATCATCGAGCTGACCGCCCTGGACGGTCCCGAGTCGCTACGCGTCCTCGCCGCGCACGCCGACCTGGCCACCGTGGAGTACGCGCGCGGCCAGTGCCAGGTGGCCCGCGACCGGCTCGCCGACGCGTGGGAACTGCACCGCGAGGTGTACGGCGACGGCCACCCCAGCGGCATCAAGATGCTGGCCCGGCTCGGCGCGATGCACCGCGACTGCGGCCTGTTCACCGAGGCGCACGACAACCTCGCGCTGGCCGAGGAGCTGTGCCGGCAGCACCTGGCGCCGGACGACCCGCTCGCCGCGCAGGTGGCCGCGCTCGCCCGGGCGGCCGCCAACCCGGACCACACCTGCGCCGACACGGCACCGGTCGGACGGGACACCCCGATCGTGCCCACCGCCCGGACGCCCCCGCCCGGCGACGAGGCGCAGCACGTCCCCGACCACCCGTCGCAGCCCGGCTACCGCCCCGCCACCCCGTACACCCCGACCGCGCCGGACCTGGACGGGCCCGACCCGGACGAGCACCCGGCGACCGGTTACGCGCCGCCGCCCACGGTGCCCACACCCCGCCAGCCGCTCGACGGTACGGCCCGGCCGGCGGCACCGGACCCGCCCGCCGACAAGGCCTGGCGACGGCCGCCCGACCACGGCGGCGCCGGCCCCCAGGTGGCCCCGGATCCCGACGACCGCCCGCACGACGCCGACGACCGGTGGCCGCCCGAGCACGACCTCGGCGACGGCTGGCCGCCCGACGCCCGCACCGACGCGCCCTGGCGGCCGGACGCGCCGGACGCGGCGCACACCGGTCCCTGGCGGCCGCCGGCCGAGGAACGGGCCACGGCCGTGCCCCCGTCCGTGCTGCCTCTCGCCGGCGGCGAGGAGGCCGCCGGGGTCCACCGCGTCCGGGACCACGCCACGCCCGAGGAGGGGGCGTACCAGCCGTCCCGGCTGCTGCCCGTGCCGGTGCACCACGCCGCCGCGCCGGCGGCCAACCGGCTGCTCCCGCTCGTGGTCGGCGGCGTGGCGGTGGTGCTGCTCGGGACGGCCGCGGTGATCGCCGGGGTGGCGCGGTTCGACGGTGCGCCGCCGCCGGTCGCCACCGGCACGGCGGGACGCGCGACGGACACACCCGCCCCGGCAACGTCGAGCCCGACTCCCCCGGCGGCGGCCACGCCGGGCACCCCGCCGAGCGAGGTGACCCTGCGGGACAACCGCGACAACGTGGCGCTGCGCTGGACGTACCCGGCCGGCGGCGAGGGACCGGTCGTCATCTCGGGCGGCCGGGCCGGGCAGCCGCAGACCGCCTTCGCGAACCTGCCCGCCGGCACCACCGACTTCGTCGTGTACGGCCTCAACCGCGGCACCGACTACTGCTTCACGGTGGCGGTGGTCTGGTCGACCGAGACGATCGGCCGGTCGAAGGAGGTCTGCACCGACCGGAGCTGA
- a CDS encoding glucose 1-dehydrogenase, whose protein sequence is MADLFSVEGKTVLVTGGSRGIGLMIAQGFVQAGARVVISSRKADVCEAVAKELSTQGHCEAIPADLGTDTGAEALAAAVRERYDRLDVLVNNAGATWGAPLEAYPETAFDKLWAVNVKAVFRLTTALLPALRAAATADDPARVINIGSIDGIRVPWMEVYAYSATKAAVHMLTRSLAHQLAAEHVTVNAIAPGPFESKMMAFALDDPASRAAIEKQVPLGRIGRPEDMAGTAIYLSSRAGAYLTGAVIPVDGGITTHG, encoded by the coding sequence ATGGCGGATCTGTTCTCGGTCGAGGGAAAGACGGTCCTGGTCACCGGCGGTTCGCGGGGGATCGGACTGATGATCGCCCAAGGGTTCGTCCAGGCCGGCGCGCGCGTGGTCATCTCCTCGCGCAAGGCGGACGTGTGCGAGGCGGTCGCCAAGGAACTGTCGACGCAGGGGCACTGCGAGGCGATCCCCGCCGACCTGGGCACCGACACCGGCGCCGAGGCGCTCGCCGCCGCCGTGCGGGAGCGCTACGACCGGCTGGACGTGCTGGTCAACAACGCGGGCGCCACCTGGGGGGCGCCGCTGGAGGCGTACCCGGAGACCGCGTTCGACAAGTTGTGGGCGGTCAACGTGAAGGCCGTCTTCCGGCTCACCACCGCGCTGCTGCCGGCGCTGCGCGCCGCCGCCACCGCCGACGACCCCGCCCGGGTGATCAACATCGGCTCGATCGACGGCATCCGGGTGCCCTGGATGGAGGTGTACGCGTACTCCGCCACGAAGGCGGCCGTGCACATGCTGACCCGCAGCCTCGCCCATCAACTCGCCGCTGAGCACGTCACGGTGAACGCGATCGCGCCCGGCCCGTTCGAGAGCAAGATGATGGCGTTCGCGCTCGACGACCCGGCGTCCCGAGCCGCGATCGAGAAGCAGGTGCCGCTGGGTCGGATCGGCCGTCCGGAGGACATGGCCGGCACCGCCATCTACCTGTCCTCGCGCGCCGGTGCCTACCTCACCGGCGCGGTCATCCCGGTCGACGGCGGCATCACCACGCACGGCTGA
- a CDS encoding Rrf2 family transcriptional regulator: MQISARGDYAVRAALSLATAYPRLLSTQAIAAEQDLPRKFLEAVLADLRRAGVVRAQRGAEGGYSLARPPREVTVGAVLRAVEGPLAGVRGLRPEETRYEGAAENLPGLWVAVRAAVRRVVDEVSLAEIVSGRLPAHVRRLTALPDAWEPR, from the coding sequence GTGCAGATCTCGGCGCGCGGTGACTATGCGGTGCGGGCGGCGTTGAGCCTCGCCACCGCGTACCCCCGGTTGCTCTCCACGCAGGCCATCGCGGCGGAGCAGGACCTGCCCCGCAAGTTCCTGGAGGCGGTCCTGGCCGACCTGCGACGGGCCGGCGTCGTCCGCGCGCAGCGGGGCGCCGAGGGCGGCTACTCCCTGGCCCGGCCGCCGCGGGAGGTGACGGTCGGCGCGGTCCTGCGGGCCGTGGAGGGCCCGCTCGCCGGGGTGCGCGGCCTCCGTCCGGAGGAGACGCGGTATGAGGGCGCGGCGGAGAACCTGCCCGGCCTCTGGGTGGCCGTCCGGGCGGCCGTGCGGCGGGTGGTCGACGAGGTGAGCCTCGCCGAGATCGTCAGTGGCCGGCTCCCCGCGCACGTGCGCAGACTGACGGCCCTGCCCGACGCCTGGGAGCCCCGCTGA
- a CDS encoding 5-formyltetrahydrofolate cyclo-ligase, producing the protein MTSIGDAKQSLRRRVWDLLERAGAAPIGVHGHIPNFTGKEEAAARLAALDVWKKARVIECNPDRAQLPVRVRALQEGKLLYMAVPRLATPKPFYLLDPTVLTGPFEAAATSTGAPNIAPTVSPDDMRPVDLIVCGSVAVSRRDGVRVGKGAGYSDLEIALLTEAGLVTKGTAIATTIHQLQLLDEELPHASHDFNVDLAITPTEVLTCTTGRDRPAGIIAKGLRQDQLGSIPILGGTRWQDARHNP; encoded by the coding sequence GTGACCAGCATTGGCGATGCCAAGCAGTCACTTCGGCGACGGGTCTGGGATCTCCTTGAACGCGCGGGTGCCGCACCCATCGGCGTTCACGGTCACATCCCTAACTTCACCGGCAAGGAAGAAGCCGCTGCCCGACTCGCCGCATTGGATGTCTGGAAGAAGGCACGGGTCATCGAGTGCAATCCCGACCGGGCCCAACTGCCCGTGCGAGTACGCGCTCTTCAAGAGGGCAAGCTGCTCTACATGGCGGTCCCGCGACTCGCCACGCCGAAGCCCTTCTACCTGCTCGACCCGACCGTTCTAACCGGTCCCTTTGAGGCTGCCGCCACCAGCACCGGCGCACCGAACATCGCCCCCACAGTCAGCCCCGACGACATGCGGCCGGTGGATCTGATCGTCTGCGGAAGCGTCGCTGTCAGCCGGCGGGACGGCGTACGGGTCGGCAAGGGCGCCGGCTACTCCGACTTAGAGATCGCGCTCCTCACCGAGGCTGGACTCGTCACCAAGGGCACCGCCATCGCCACCACCATCCACCAGCTTCAACTCCTCGACGAGGAACTACCCCACGCCAGCCACGACTTCAACGTCGATCTTGCGATCACCCCCACGGAGGTGCTCACCTGCACGACGGGTCGAGATCGACCGGCAGGCATCATCGCGAAGGGCCTCCGTCAAGATCAGCTGGGCAGCATCCCGATTCTGGGCGGCACAAGGTGGCAAGACGCCCGGCACAACCCTTAG